The window gattttctgaactaatcaaacccattcagtggtgtcgaggtctggactctggggtggtcagtccatcgttctgagaacagcagcagctctgtttGATAAGTATGTCTCGATGTTCTAAGCAGCGCTTGGGGTCGTTATCTCGCTGTAGAGTGAATCACTTCTAGAGGTTTTTCATGATGCATTAAATGCTCTGTGCTTATCAGCATTCAGGATACATTCAATCAAATAACCGACTTTGACTTTGATGTTCTAGTGCAGAtgttctccttttctcagtgaggatcttcttgatcagctacacatcctttcagacccacagcgctgagtggtcttctcacagtggaaggatggacagaaacacctgtggatgttttcagatctgaagcagcttgatgttcttcTCCCTCTCAGAGAtcggggtcgaccagctcttccaggtggttgttagaagtCGATTTTTTTGAACTTTTGGAaacttctgctgtttttttccctttctccttGCTCgtgtaagtggattatctccTGAAACACTAATACTTTGTGctaaatggccattttgactggaaatcagaTAAATGAAGTCTGTCAGAGACAATTTAACATCTCCAGATGGTTTGTGTTGACTGTGTAACGATTCAGGAGTGCAGTTAGCACCAAGCTTGGTTGATTGTTGGGTTAGAAGCATCCATTGCTTGTTAGTTAccttagcctcgtagctccagagCTAAAACTCAAGAACCACACTTCAGACATCAAAGCATCTCGGCTGATCGACTGTGTTTGTGCTAAGGGTGGAATTGTTTACGTTCGTGTTTTTCACTAAACTAGTTACATTCAGTTTCACTCTGCATAGCTTACATTCAGTGGTCCATTTTTCAGGCTCCAGCATCAGATGCTGTTTGGTCTGCTCCAGTTCCTTCTTCAGCCAATCGTATTTGGCCCGAACCTCAGAGATCCTCTGCTGCCGATGCTCCAGGATCTTCAGCTTAGCGCTGAAATACACCAGTTCCTGAGGACACAGCAGGAACCAGAGAGATCATCCCGAGATCAGACACTCGAACGGCTTCTGAAACTACACAGTTAACTCATTCTAACATCATTACCTTATTGCCGGCAGCTCGTCTCCTCTGAAGACGTTCAACATCATCGATTTCATAAACCTTGATCTCAAAGGGTTCAGTCAGGCCTCTCTGGCTGGGTCGCAGTGGACCGTCCACCCAGCGGACTCCAGGGCTGATGATTGGCTTCCTCACAGGGGAGGTGGTGTCCAGGGTCAGGTTAGGAATCAGGCGGCGTCTCTGAGTCCCTGAAAGGATAAATAACATCAAAGATCAGGACCCGAGAATTAAAGGAATCAAATTAcccaataaaaacagagaaaaacataaacaaaactcaGGCTGCCACTGTTTTAGCTGCACTAATGTACTTTAGTCTGTGTTTGTAGACAACAGAGTCACATAcagagtcagagaccacacaaTGGAGACTGTTAGACGTTACGTAACAgagcattctggcctaaaaccgGAGTTTAGTGTTGTTTGAtgtgttatgtaatattcttaTATCCCTTTAAGCCACATCGGTTTAACAGAATTCACAATTCTATAcagtttacatgtttttcttactacaatacccagcatgcatcacTCAAACACAGTTAGGGAtctagggttaggtttaggttaagATTCTGTCACAGCACTAAATGAAGCCCAGGGACGAGTTGAAGCCTTTTCCGTCGGACAGAAGGAGCCGGGCTGAGGGCCGAGAGCTGCGCCAGGCTCACTTCAGCCGTTAGCTTGCCTTCACGTCTCTGTCTGCATTCACCTGCTAACAAAATCCAAACTTTCCCAAATAAAAGCCTGAAAAATCCACCCCAGAGCCGTAATCCAGACATTCCCACTCCAACGCTCCAGGTGATCACGCTGACTGGTGGGgtacaaacaaacagcacatcatCGCTGCTGGAACAAACGTTGTATCTTGAAATTGTTTACAGCGTCCCTGACGCTCAATGGAAGACGATGGAAAAAGATCTTATTCTAAGATTAGAGaatatttctgttggtctgttggTCTGAACATTTGACACAATGCAAAAGAActaatgttttcaaatgatgggTTTTAAAAATATCTCAATAAAtaagtttggtttgtttttcatgatataatCTCTAACCATCAAGGTAAGACAAACAACAGCATCAAAAAGAGGATAATTTCCAGAAActggaaatgttttaaaatatttatattttaaaataagttattttagcAATGACACCTTCCTCGGCCATGAATTCAGCAATACTGGtttataaatcaatcatatagaattccaagcaccacagaagagctcgtcctcacagtcgtgtgtgaaggccAAGGCCACATTTTGagtttttctgctattttaactgcaataatctaaaCATGATTATGGAATATATGATTAAAATGACCTAAggcgagtcactggtgttactgcgtctcttattctgaaataaaagtcacgccgatgacgtcactcgacctcctttgacctgttctctgaggatctatggagaaaagctcatggtgagtccactgtgtctctcagttctcagagatcttctcattcagctcatgatctcatatgaagcttctagctgacgtcactggtgtgaccgactttattctgaggccattgtgaaaaaacagaaacacaaatggattaaattccatattttagtggacgttccctgatggacagcgtgtggtttgatgttctgtaaaatgcattgatcattaaaaacgtctctgatGTGTCCTTTATGatgtggaacaccgatgacggtcAGGAACACCAATGACTcctacagagagacagagaagtggacgtttctgtagaacgacccagaAAGAGGCCAGTTCAGAATTCATAATGTACCGGACAGTTTAATAAAAGCAGACCTGTATTTCAGGTCAGTGGGGAAGGCTCAGTTTGGCCCCAGGTCTGTGTGAGATGCACTTCTTGGCTGTTAAAAATAAACCAAGTCAAACCGGGGAACTGTGCCACGGTGCTTAGCCGCGAGCTACTCTGAGAGCTTATGCTGGCGGCACCGTCCAGCCAGGCAGCAGCAGGTCAGCGGCAGCAGCTTATCTGGCCCGAGTGCAGGAATGACGCCGATCCTGCCGGAGCGCGGACCACATTTGCATACAAATTGACAGTTCCAGCTGCAGCACTATCAGTCATCTGATTGGAAACACAGCGACGGGCGTAATATTAATGGGCTCCTTCTTGTCCCTTTGTGTGAGAAAGGTGCTTAAAGGTCAAACTCCCAGTCACGGCTGGTCATCCGTGAGGTGGTTCATTTGTACAGCGTGTTTGAAGGGCAGTGAAGAGCAGGAGGCTGGTGATTTAAGGTATACCTGCAGATAGCGTTTACATTTGACTCGTTACGCTAAGCTCTTCTCTCCATTCCAGCGTCCGCGGCTCCACCGTCTCGGCCGGCGTCCCTGACCGCTCAGGCGTTCACAACATGATTAGAATTCTGCTTTTCTTGGCAGTTCACCGCCGTGTAATGTAATGGCCTGGTTCTGATGCGTGAGGGGAAAGCGAATGTGGCTGTTGTTTCAGCGAGCGCTGAGGCAGGATTTAAATCCTCAGTCGGGGGAGCCGGTCCCCATGGCAGGGGTCTGCAGCCGAGCGAAATGGGGAGAACGCTCTGCCCGAGGAAACGAGTGGGGGAGGAACGTGCTCAGAAGCAGGAGCAGCACTAagcagtcagagaccacccacaACCTTCTCTGTCAACTGCAGTCTGTCTATTTGAAGATGGCTATCACAGCAGAGCGCTGGGGCGTGAGAGTGTGGGTGCAGAGTGAAGAGGAGCCGGGGGCTTTTTTTTTAGCTTGATTTTCCCAACATGAATATTTACACACCAGTGACGAGATGAGATTTAGCGCAGGATGATTCACGCTGGAATATGAAACTGCACAGGAACTGCATGAACACCAGAAAGCAGTCACGACAGCTTCATTCACACATCACAAACTTTGGAAATGAAACTGATCACATTCATTTTTCCACATGTGGGCAGTGACTGAAGCCAGTCCAACAAAGGCTCCATATGACCAGCACAGACACTTTCCCCTCAAATCCAACCTAGAAATAAAATACAGCACGCATTCCTTCACGGAACGTGGGCTTTACACCTAAACACAAGGGgcaatgacgtctttagagggcggagctgagcggcgtttgtttatttgatggtcgttaatgacgtctttagagggcggagctgagcggcgtttgtttatttgatggtcgttaatgacgtctttagagggcggagctgagcggagtttgtttatttgatggtcgttaatgacgtctttagagggcggagctgagcggcgtttgtttatttgatggtcgttaatgacgtctttagagggcggagctgagcgatatttgtttatttgatggtcgttaatgacgtctttagagggcggagctgagcggcgtttgtttatttgatggtcgttaatgacgtctttagaggcggagctgagcggcgtttgtttatttgatggtcgttaatgacgtctttagagggcggagctgagcggcgtttgtttatttgatggtcgttaatgacgtctttagagggcggagctgagttgcgtttgtttatttgatggtgttaatgacgtctttagagggcggagctgagcggcgtttgtttatttgatggtcgttaatgacgtctttagagggcggagctgagcagcgtttgtttatttgatggtgttaatggcgtctttagagggcagagctgagcggcgtttgtttatttgatggtgttaatgacgtctttagagggcggagctgagcagcgtttgtttatttgatggtgttaatgacgtctttagagggcggagctgagcagcgtttgtttatttgatggtcgttaatgacgtctttagagggcggagctgagcggcgtttgtttatttgatggtgttaatgacgtctttagagggcggagctgagcagcgtttgtttatttgatggtcgttaatgacgtctttagagggcggagctgagcggcgtttgtttatttgatggtcgttaatgacgtctttagagggcggagctgagcggagtttgtttatttgatggtcgttaatgacgtctttagagggcggagctgagcggcgtttgtttatttgatggtcgttaatgacgtctttagagggcggagctgagcgatatttgtttatttgatggtcgttaatgacgtctttagagggcggagctgagcggcgtttgtttatttgatggtcgttaatgacgtctttagaggcggagctgagcggcgtttgtttatttgatggtcgttaatgacgtctttagagggcggagctgagcggcgtttgtttatttgatggtcgttaatgacgtctttagagggcggagctgagtggcgtttgtttatttgatggtgttaatgacgtctttagagggcggagctgagcggcgtttgtttatttgatggtcgttaatgacgtctttagagggcggagctgagcagcgtttgtttatttgatggtgttaatggcgtctttagagggcagagctgagcggcgtttgtttatttgatggtgttaatgacgtctttagagggcggagctgagcagcgtttgtttatttgatggtgttaatgacgtctttagagggcggagctgagcagcgtttgtttatttgatggtcgttaatgacgtctttagagggcggagctgagcggcgtttgtttatttgatggtgttaatgacgtctttagagggcggagctgagcagcgtttgtttatttgatggtcgttaatgacgtctttagagggcggagctgagcggcgtttgtttatttgatggtgttaatgacgtctttagagggcggagctgagcggcgtttgtttatttgatggtcgttaatgacgtctttagagggcggagctgagcggcgtttgtttatttgatggtcattaatgacgcctttagagggcggagctgagcggcgtttgtttatttgatggtcgttaatgacgtctttagagggcggagctgagcggcgtttgtttatttgatggtcgttattgacgcctttagagggcggagctgagcggcgtttgtttatttgatggttgttaatgacatctttagagggcggagctgagcggcgtttgtttatttgatggttgtaatgatgtctttagagggcggagctgagcggcgtttgtttatttgatggttgtaatgatgtctttagagggcggagctgagcggcgtttgtttatttgatggttgtaatgatgtctttagagggcggagctgagcggcgtttgtttatttgatggttgttaatgacgtctttagatgTCTTTAGACTGTAAAGACCTTGCTGAGGAAATGTTTGCTATTCTTTGTAGTAAAAGGCTTTCAGCATGTATCCTAACACCATTCTATCTCCATCCCACCAAATATATATGAAGATTTAAGATCTTGCTTACCAGTATTGTTCCTTTTCTTTGAATTTTTCAGACTCCTGCGTCCGCTGACTGAGCTGCTGTTTTCACTCATAGAATCCTGAGCTGAGGATGTGCTTCCAGTGGCCTCACTGTCACGTATCATGCTCTCATAGCCACTGCTGCCCCCACTGTGGTAGAACAGAGCTGTCTTGCCCATCGCTGGTGGCAGTTCTCCACTAAGCACACTGCTGTTGTCGCTGGCATGGCCACTGCTGCAGCGATGGGGCCGTCGTGGGGCAGTGATCTTGCTGTATGGGGAGGGAAGTGTATGGACCACTGGTCTGTCCTCTCCATGGAGTGTTCCTCCTCTTTCATCTGTATCTGAGGCACCGCGGCTGTTGCCACCTCGGGCGCTGCCGCTGCCTTGCAGCAGCTCTGAGATTCGTCCATTTACAGCCCTGAGAGGCAGCTTTGAGGCAAGTCCTGATCCCCTGCTGCGGCTGAGGGACTGTGTTGACCAGGAATTCTGGTTTGGGTTCTTTCCATTAGGTGGCAGGCTGGAGCTCCTGTTCACTGACTGAGGAAGAGACTTGGTGGAGAAGCTTAAAGTCTTAGTGCTAGAAGTTGAAAGGCTTCGGGCTTTGGGGCTGGCCATAAGGAGTTTGCTAACTGCTGAGATTTTGGATTGGCTGGCTTTGGGTGACTGGGTTATATTGTTGTTTCCATTTGGTCCATTGGTAGGAGAAGAGATGGAGCTGCGGGTGATGCTCCTGCCAGCTCTAGGCATGGTACTATCTCTTGCTACACCTGCTTTAGAGCCCACAGAGGTCAGGCTCTCCGCTCTCTCCAGGGAACGGCAGTCATAATGAGCTCCATGAGATCTCCCGAGGGAGTTGGTCCTATTTGCCAACTGCTCAAGTTTGGCACTGAAGAGTCTGCTACTCTCCAAATTTGCTCCTTTCTGTTTTCCATTGCCACCCAGGTCTTCAGGTGTACTGCCCAGGAAAGACATGTACTGGATTGTAGCCTGGTTTCCTGCTGGATTATGCTGTGGACTGGCTCTGTTTCTCTGGTCAAGACTCGACTTCCTCACGGGTGGAAGGGGTGGGATTCCCTTCTGTCGGGTGAAGAATCCCTGCCTTCCAGATGAGCCTCTCCTCTCCAGAGTGGCTCGAGGACTGCAGGGTGTAGATGTAGTAACGCCAAGACTTTTATATTCTCCACTTGTGAAGCGATAGGAAGGATCATCCAGGCCATCCTGCTTGTTGATGCGATGCCATCCCCTAGGAAGGCTGCCAGTCCTGAGGATGTCTGCTGAATACACTGGAGTGACACTTTCTGAGGCACAGACAACCATTTCACAGCCATCCACTACTCTCTTGAAGGAATCCGGAGAGCACGCTGCTTCACCACTGCTTGAGCTGTTTCTGTCAAGCAGACATTTGCTCTTCACAGAATCAGATGTCCTCTTCTCTGGTTTTACCTCACAGACAAGTTCCTTAGGTTTGGACTCCTCTCCACTCTCCCTTTTCATCCAAGGATCATCGAAGTCGATCTCACTCGAGATGGAAACTGGTGGGGATTTGGGATCTTTGAGTGACGAGTTTTTGGTAGGTGAAGATACACAGGGTGGATCCTGAACAATCGGCTTTACAACAACACAAGGCTGAACTGTGATATTAGTCTTGAAAGGGATAAAGCCACTCGACGTACATGAAGTTTGAACACTAGAAATGGTGACAGCTGTTTTTGCCATCATAAGAGACATCTTGCCCATTTTGTCACGGGTTGGAGTTCccttgtcattcacatcactgGATCGATCACTTTCACTTTCTTGGATGCTTTGCTCTGTGAGCTCATCAGTTTCCCCTTCCTCTTGAATTTCCAGAAGTTGAGCCTCAGCTAATGCCTCATTTTGCCCAAAGCACTGCTGTGCAACAAAGCTATGGCAAGACTGTTCTCCATCACTGCCTGTGCTCATCTCACTAAGCCAAGAACTGATGGAAGACCGTCGGCTGGCTAGCACTTCCCCTTCAACCGTGCTGAGAGGCAGGAACTTAGCAATGTTGGCTTCTGAGATGGTAGCAGTGGTAGTGGAGACTGCACTGGTGTAGCACTCCAGGTCCTCACTTATACTGCTGATGATGCTGACCGGCCGTGAACCCGATGCTAAAGCTTGTAGTGAGCAGTCACTGTTAAAGCTAATGATACTGGTTGGCCTGCCGTTTTCCATCACTCCACTGACTGTCAGCTCTTCCACCAGAGTGAACACTAACTCATCTTTGCCATTTGGCTCCAAAGGCTGCTGCAAGGTGACTGTGGTGCTCTTCTTGCTGTCCAAAGGTAGCTGAGGCACATCATCACATAGTGTCTCTGCTGATCCCAAACTGTTAGAGGAAGAGGAACGCTTCAGTACCTGAGGGCTCATGCCCACAGGAGATGTCCTAGACTCAGCCTGAAGCAAAGATTCAGTGGATGATTTTCCTGAATCTCTGTGCAGGCTCTGGGAGGAATGGGGCGGCGTGCCAGGCATTACTCCTTTCTGAGTGTACACTTTGCAGCGCTGGGATGGAGAAGAGGGAGGTTTGTATTCGGATGTTTTGGTCAGGCTGGCGATTCCTAGCCTTGGAGAACCCATAGGACGAGGTTTGCTTTCACTGCTGCTACCTCCACTAATGGACTCCCTGCTGTCATGCAGACTGGAGCTCTTGGTTCTCTGAAGGGGAGTGAGCTGTCCAACACCACTGCTACCAGTCACGCTCCGGCTGGTGGAGAGTGCACAACTGTTTATCGAAGACTGTGTCAGGCTTTCTATAATGGACTGTGCGATTTCTGCTTCTTCTACCACCTCTCGGATCTCCTCAAGTTGCTGGTCATTAGAGATTCTCTTGGGAGAACATCCTTTAACCTCTTGGCTTCGAGCTGAAAGAGGCTCAATTTTAGGAACTCTGCTGGTAGAGACTTCTTCAAAAGGAAACTTATTTACCTCTTCGCTTCCATCAATGCACTCCAGTCTCTCTTGCAGCTCGGCAAACGTGTTGCATTTGAGACAGTCCTTCTCCTGCTTCCCGGACTCGGCGCCCTCTTCAGGCACAGGCGGAAGTGGCTGTGAATGAAGGGCTTGCAGAGGCTGTAGAGGCTGGAGAGGTTGTGAAGACTGGATTAAGGCTGAAACCGCCTGCAGCTGCTCAGGTGCTGCCGCAGCATTGCTTTGGTCAGCCTTATTCTTATGGATAGATGGGATTATTGGCACAAACTCTGGAGGACCTTCATTGTCTGTTAGCTCCTTGTCTGAAAGGGCTGAACCATTAGGACCAACGTAGATCACGGTGTCGCAGGACTGCTCACTGCTGGAATAGTCATCAGGATCACTGGAGAGGTGCAACAGAGGCATTTCGGAGTCTACAACGTTCCTGGAATGGATAGTTCTGAGCTGGGTTGGGCGTCTCATCCTCCCCTCTTCACACGAGCTCTCCCCACCAGAGGAACTGGATGTGTATTGctgaaaaaggccaaaaacagtttttcagatttgaaacaAACTATGTATATTGATGTGAATAACAAATACACTACCTTTCATAAATATGGGGACACCTTGCCTTCTTTTGAAAAGGAACTCTTGATTTCCACTTTTAGTCTACAATTGGTCAACAAAACTAATTCATCTCTAAACGACCACCCACAtgtctggccggacactgaaggacgactgactgttgagctctcctgctacccgcttcagaccagctgcccacgccccagatACCACCAcatgccttggactagctgcccaccctacactgaggttttcatagactcccagctattactactactaatactactgctattaatattagtagtataataagtctgtaggtagtctgaccagaggaggacgggtctcctggtgagccttggttcctcccaaggtttcttcctcagttctcagggaggttctccttgccactgttgccccctggcttgcccaccagggggttttacattcatgttaaaactttatcttttctggaattctgtgaagctcctttgtgatgtcatcagttgtaaaaagcgtgacaaataaatttgatttgatttgaattaaTTATGGAAAACATCTGTAAAGGTTATTTAGCTTCTCACTCAAGCCTCATGTTGTccttggtatgaagagcaggtCTGGCATAAATACTGATTATACAATTTTTTTCCCGAATGAttattaaaagcacatattaaaGTTCTTGTGGCCCAAACACCTGAAAGACCTTCATACTAATGTCACAATAAGGACATGGAATACATGAAGTAGTACATTAAAACTTAATCAACTGCTTCTTAGTAATTTACATGCATATCTCAGATCCAAACATGCTGATtttctgaaaacattttaaacatctagGCGTCCCTGTGCTTCAGAGCACACCTTTGGAATACACAGGCAATGTACTATATAATACTTGATGGAAatcttttggttccctaaagaacctttccagGTTTTGTCTAGAACTGTGTCTAAACCAAGAACTGTTAAGGAAATGGAGTGTGGGTGAAAAATACAGAAGTTGTGGGCCATACCACGCTTACTTtagccttcttcttcttcatcctgAGCACTCGAGAAGCAATCTGAAGAGTAGACAGTGTCTCCGAGAAGTTGCTGGGTGAAGAGGATATGTGGGCTATCATGGTGGTCCGGCAATTCATGTTCCCCAGGGACTCTCTCAGCAGCATGGTCAGCTTACTGTCCCTGTGAAGAACAACAGGATCATTTGTTAAAGATCTccacaaaaatgtaaacaaacagccAGTTTCCCAAGTGTCCAGTCCACTGAGTAGTTAGTCAGTTACATTTATTATACTGCAGACCTTTTATGAACCACTCAGTGAGCCTTAAAGTCTGCGGTCCCTCAGAAAAGCCTCTGCTGTACATTACCTTTACCCATACTGCTTTAGCATATTAATCAGCTCTTCTAGCGCAGCTCTTAGCGATTTTAATTCCCAAAAACTGTTTGCGGCCCCTAGGCGCACCGCCCGTTTGTGGCTACCTCATGCTGCTGTCCTCGGTTTTATAAAAGACTGTTTTTCTGCCTGAGAGAAAGAACGACAGAAGGAaagaatgagagcgagagagaaaagagagagagagagagaaaagagagagagagagagagagagagagagagaaacaggcacTGGCTGTTCTCTTTGCCTTTCCATGGCAACCATTAACAGGTATCTaaggctgctggtgtttttcagCTACGCGTGAGTCAGTGATCAGAACTGTGATGTGCTCATGTGTGTTCAACTAGAATATATGAGAATTACCACAAAACACGGCTGATTCTATTATCTGCATTAACCACACGTTGATGTTTATATTCTATTTTGCACTCTAATACTCAATATTGAGCATAGAAACAGTGTTACTTTAACTATTTATCATGCAAGTCTGCAATACCATCAGAATAACAATGCAAAAACATCCCGCAGAAAATGTTACGTATTATTAGACTATATtagtgtatgtttatatatacatacagggtgagtcaaaagtcataggacactgttttattttactttttaagcctccatgatgcggtgctgaaggtggtgtttgttgagAATTTTCTCAGGAAACACAATTTGAGATGACGCcagagataaataaaataaaaaataaaataagataaaacctgtcctgtgacttttgactcaccctgtattcactatatttctaaaagtattcggtcgtctggcttcactcgcatatgaacttgagtgacgtcccattcttaatccatagggtttaatatgatgtcggcccaccctttgcagctataacagcttcagctcttctgggaaggctttccacaagggttaggagtgtttatgggaatttctgaccgttcttccagaagcacatttgtgaggtcagacgctgatgttggacgagaaggtctggctcacagtctccactctaattcatcccaaaggtgttctatggggttgaggtcaggactctgtgcaggccagtcaagttcttccacaccaaactggctcatccgtgtctttatggacctgctttgtgcactggtgagcagtcatgttggagcaggaaggggccgtccccaaactgttcccacaaagttgggagcgtgaaattgtccaaaatctcttggtgctgaagctttaagagctcctttcactggaactaaggggccgagcccaactcctgaaaaacacccccacaccatgatcccccctccaccaaactttacactcagcacaatgcagtcagacaagtaccgtctcctggcaaccaccaaacccagactcctccatcagatttccagacggagaagcgtgattggtcactccagagaacacgtctccactgctctagagtccagtggcggcgctttacaccactgcaactaggtgcttggttttatacacctgtggccatggaagtgatcggaacttgaattgaattgaattgaaaacatgaattcaatgttttggatggtaagagtgaatacttttggaaatatagtgtacgtatatctatatacacacacacacacacacacacacacacacacatatatatatatatatatagtatgatATAAGATCTCACTATATTACTAAATATTGTGTTATGTtgtaaatgtattaaacaattttaaaatgtcttataATTCCTTATAATACATATTATAAACATTACACATTACTACTGAACATTACAATatctttattaaatatattagaaAACTATAAGAATATTGCAAATTCACCTCGATAGCTATTTTATTAAAGCTAGATATGGGGAAAATTATTGCAAGCAATTTAATCTCTCAATGTTTTACTCTGTAATCTGATGAGCTGCTCGATCGCTTTATCAACAGAATCACATTACTGAGTCCAGATTACATGAATTGTTTTTTCTTACTGCAAATAATTACTTCAAATATGATCAATTCTTCTGTGTTTACATTAAATCACAACGTCTAAGCGATCTCATTCCGGGGCTGCTATAAGATgaactccagatgtgagtgtTTATCTGTAATTAAATTAACTCTGAGATCAGCGGCTTTTT is drawn from Pygocentrus nattereri isolate fPygNat1 chromosome 10, fPygNat1.pri, whole genome shotgun sequence and contains these coding sequences:
- the kif26ba gene encoding kinesin-like protein KIF26B isoform X2 — protein: MTSLSGSKERSGTRSRKHGMTDCSPTKSASFSPEAWYRRACEESRVGRPAPEGAGSFPSSSGTPSPCSGTSSPGSFSGSPGPTSPGIGTGSPGSLGGSPGFGTGSPASGSGSSPGSDRDRTVWCENCTARLVELKRQALKLLIPGPYASKDPSLSLLLHDKLQVPSSPRKAWNEHESRCDVCSTHLSQLKQEAVHMVLTLDQCDLSPGSPPSLASLGGPRGVQQGPTPPRDWTFLPYHSPASNGSASNGSTPCSPHHLNQKHGPKPSSLGVGTGPDRKGGSPGHANKPAGPPVPHPPTSPNNVSAGPPQTHSHLEGMSSPAAHLSRTNGVTLYPCQGSPMVPEGTREGLTEAALNRFNTERPASHGSPAPAPPAPSTTAPSSGTSAAASFFARAAQKLNLSSKKKKQRPVPPVACDPPLFPTNFSGILQVSPPPAPPCLLRAISKVRDNPGLGKVKVMLRVCPVSPADSESSSFLKVDSRKKQVTIMDPAANTQQNPAQKRPASNQAPPKMFAFDAAFSHDASQAEVCAGTVAEVIQSVVNGADGCVFCFGHSKLGKSYTMIGKDDSMQNLGIIPCAISWLFKIINERKEKTGARFSVRVSAVEVWGKDENLKDLLSEVATGSLQDGQSPGVYLCEDPICGMQLQNQSELRAPTAEKAAFFLDAAIASRYSSRPDYDEEEHRNSHMLFTLHIYQYRMEKTGKGGMSGGRSRLHLIDLGSCVRVLSKTRDSTAGLCLSLSALGNVILALVNGSKHIPYKDSKLTMLLRESLGNMNCRTTMIAHISSSPSNFSETLSTLQIASRVLRMKKKKAKQYTSSSSGGESSCEEGRMRRPTQLRTIHSRNVVDSEMPLLHLSSDPDDYSSSEQSCDTVIYVGPNGSALSDKELTDNEGPPEFVPIIPSIHKNKADQSNAAAAPEQLQAVSALIQSSQPLQPLQPLQALHSQPLPPVPEEGAESGKQEKDCLKCNTFAELQERLECIDGSEEVNKFPFEEVSTSRVPKIEPLSARSQEVKGCSPKRISNDQQLEEIREVVEEAEIAQSIIESLTQSSINSCALSTSRSVTGSSGVGQLTPLQRTKSSSLHDSRESISGGSSSESKPRPMGSPRLGIASLTKTSEYKPPSSPSQRCKVYTQKGVMPGTPPHSSQSLHRDSGKSSTESLLQAESRTSPVGMSPQVLKRSSSSNSLGSAETLCDDVPQLPLDSKKSTTVTLQQPLEPNGKDELVFTLVEELTVSGVMENGRPTSIISFNSDCSLQALASGSRPVSIISSISEDLECYTSAVSTTTATISEANIAKFLPLSTVEGEVLASRRSSISSWLSEMSTGSDGEQSCHSFVAQQCFGQNEALAEAQLLEIQEEGETDELTEQSIQESESDRSSDVNDKGTPTRDKMGKMSLMMAKTAVTISSVQTSCTSSGFIPFKTNITVQPCVVVKPIVQDPPCVSSPTKNSSLKDPKSPPVSISSEIDFDDPWMKRESGEESKPKELVCEVKPEKRTSDSVKSKCLLDRNSSSSGEAACSPDSFKRVVDGCEMVVCASESVTPVYSADILRTGSLPRGWHRINKQDGLDDPSYRFTSGEYKSLGVTTSTPCSPRATLERRGSSGRQGFFTRQKGIPPLPPVRKSSLDQRNRASPQHNPAGNQATIQYMSFLGSTPEDLGGNGKQKGANLESSRLFSAKLEQLANRTNSLGRSHGAHYDCRSLERAESLTSVGSKAGVARDSTMPRAGRSITRSSISSPTNGPNGNNNITQSPKASQSKISAVSKLLMASPKARSLSTSSTKTLSFSTKSLPQSVNRSSSLPPNGKNPNQNSWSTQSLSRSRGSGLASKLPLRAVNGRISELLQGSGSARGGNSRGASDTDERGGTLHGEDRPVVHTLPSPYSKITAPRRPHRCSSGHASDNSSVLSGELPPAMGKTALFYHSGGSSGYESMIRDSEATGSTSSAQDSMSENSSSVSGRRSLKNSKKRNNTGTQRRRLIPNLTLDTTSPVRKPIISPGVRWVDGPLRPSQRGLTEPFEIKVYEIDDVERLQRRRAAGNKELVYFSAKLKILEHRQQRISEVRAKYDWLKKELEQTKQHLMLEPEKWTTEFDLQQTFEVDSLEYLEALEFVTERLENRVNFCKAHLMMITCFDITCRRR